Below is a genomic region from Bradyrhizobium sp. 1(2017).
GGTGCAGACGGTGACTGTGCCAAGGCCTGCGGGTTGCCGAAGAACGCGGCCGACGCCATCAGCGCGGTCATCACGCCTCCGATCCCCGGAATCTTGCGCATGGAATTGTAGTTCGCGGCAGACAAAAGCTTCCCCGCGGCGGCGATGTGGTTCATCGCGCCCTCCCTCGACTCTTTCAAAACTCGCCCGAATTCCCCATTGCGCGGCCAGATGCGGGGCAAGGCGCATCCGTGCACGCGAAGTCACTGTGTGGATGAACACAGCGAGCGTGCGACCATTCCGCGCAGGAAGCTTTGAATCGTTCGAAACTTGTTGGGTTCCAGCAGCGGCTGCGCGCCGGTGCTTTCGTGGCGACTACGGAGTTACCCTGACATTTGCTTGTGATAGCAACGTGCCCGTCCAGACATCTGATTCCGGCCGGGGCAAACGATGACCGCTTTCAACCGCATCTTCACGACTGAGCGTCTGCTCCAGATCATCGTCATTCTGGCGGCGACGGTCGCGATGAAGCTGATGGCCTGAAGGCCGGCCGGCTATCGCTCACCGAAGTCGGGCACGTCGGGCAGATAATTCGACCCTTCCGACCCCAGGAAATCGAACATCGCCTGCGCCGGCGGCAGCAGCACCTTGTCGCTGCGGCGGATCACGTACCATTGCCGGACGATCGGCAGACCGGCGACGTCGAGCACGACGAGCCGACCCTCGGCAAGCTCGTGCGCCACGGTGTGGGCGGAGATGAAGGCGATGCCGAGGCCGGCAATCACCGCCTGCTTGATGGTCTCGTTGCTGCTCATCTCCATGCCGATGATCGGCTCGAGATCCGTCTTCTGGAACATGCCCTCCATCAGTGTTCGCGTGCCCGAGCCGGGCTCGCGGGTGAGGAAGGTCTCGTGCACGAGGTCGGTCAGGTTGAGACCGGAATCCTTCTCCAACCAGTGTCCCTTGCGGGCGACGATGATGTGCGGATTGCGCCCGAGCTGGCGGACGTCGACCGTGACGTCGGCCGGTGGCCGACCCATCACCGCGAAATCGAGGTCGTAGCCGTGCATGGCCTCGCGAATCTCCTCGCGATTGCCGATGGTGAGCTTGATCTCGATTTTTGGATGCCGCTTCGAGAACGCCGCGATCGCATGCGGCACGAAATATTTGGCGGTCGAGACCGCGCCGAGATGCACCGTGCCGCCGGTCCGCCCCGCGAGCAGGTCGAGTGCGCCCTGACAGTCCATGATGGCGGCCTCGACGCGCTCGGCCAGCGCCAGCACCTCTCGGCCCGCCTCCGTCAGCAGCATGCCGTCTCCGGTCCGCTGCACCAGCGGCAGGCCGGCGAGGTCCTGAAGCTGCCGCAGCTGCTGGGTCACGGCGGGCTGCGTCAACCCGAGCTGGCTCGAGGCCGCCGTGACGCTGCCCTTGGCCGAGAGCGCCGCAAGCGAGCGGAGCTGCCGGATCGTCAGATGCCGGAGCTGGGCCGCCCCATGGCCGGGGGCATTATAAGAAAATTCTTTGGCGCTCATTATGAATAGAAATTTTCCTTATTAGACCGGGCCTGTCAATCTCAATCGTGCCGGGACTGACCGCATCGACCTCCATGGGGAGGGAAACGAATGCGGCGCCCGCAAGGGGATGGACGCAGATGACCGGGCAACTCAGGCTGGACGACCACCTTCAGCGGTATTCCGAGACCGCACCCCATGCGCTCGCCGTGGCGGCCGCCGTCGATGCCATCGCGGTAGCGGCGGTCGAGATCGCCGATCTCATCGCCTCGGGTGATTTCGCCGACGCCTCGGGCCTGACCACTGGCCGCAACAGCGATGGCGATCTCCAGCGCGATCTCGATGTCCAGGCCGACGCGATCCTGCGCCGCTGCCTCGGCAGGCTGCCGATCGCGGCGCTGGCGTCGGAGGAGATGCGCGAGGCGCAGATCGTCAACCGCGACGGCCGCATCTGCATCGCGATCGATCCGCTCGACGGCTCCTCGAACATCGACATCAACATGACCGTCGGCACGATCTTTTCGATCCTGCCCGCGCCCGACGATCTCTCGCTCGCCTTCCATCAGCGCGGCTCGGCGCAGCTTGCGGCGGGCTTCGTCACCTACGGCCCGCAGACTTCGCTGGTGCTGACCCTGGGCGAGGGCGTCGACGTCTTCACGCTCGACCGCAAGGCAGGTTGCTTCCGCCTCGCGCGCAGCGACGTGCAGATCTCCGAGGCGTGCGAGGAGTTCGCGATCAACGCCTCGAACCGCCGGCACTGGGATTCGCCGGTGCGTGCCTTCATCGACGAATGCCTCGCCGGTGTCGAAGGGCCCGCCAACCACGACTTCAACATGCGCTGGATCGGCTCGCTGGTCGCGGAGGCCTATCGCATCCTCACCCGCGGTGGCGTGTTCCTCTATCCCTCGGACGCGCGCCCCGGCTATGGCGACGGCCGCCTCCGCCTCACCTACGAGGCGCATCCGATGGCGATGATCATCGAGCAGGCGGGCGGGTCGGCCTCGACCGGGCGGGAGCGCATCCTCGAACTGTCCGCGCAAAGCCTGCACCAGCGTGTTCCGCTGATCATGGGCTCGAGCAATGAGGTGCGCCGCGTCGAGGAGCTGCACTGCGATCCGCTGCTGGTCGCCAGCGTCTCCGCACCGCTGTTCGCGCGGCGCGGATTCTTCCGGGTCTGAGCGAGGCGACGCATGTCCAGGAAACACCCGATCATCTCCATCACCGGCTCCTCCGGCGCCGGCACCACCTCGGTCAAGAAGACCTTCGAGCAGATATTCTTCCGCGAGAAGGTCAATGCTGCCTACATCGAGGGCGACGCCTTCCATCGCTACGACCGCGCCGAGATGCGCGCGCAGATGGCGAAGGAGGCCGAGCGCGGCAACAAGCATTTCAGCCATTTCAGCCCCGAGACCAACCTGTTCGAGGAGCTGGAGCGCGCCTTCCGCGACTATGGCGAGACCGGTACCGCGACGACGCGTCACTACGTGCACGATGCCGAGGAATCGGCGTTGCATGGCGCGCCTCCCGGCACCTTCACCGACTGGGAACGGCTCCCGGAGAGCTCCGACCTGCTGTTCTACGAGGGCCTGCACGGCGCCGTCGTCACCGACAAGGTCAATGTCGCGCGCTATGCCGATCTCAAGATCGGCGTCGTGCCCGTGATCAACCTCGAATGGATCCAGAAGCTGCACCGCGACCGCAGCGCACGCGGCTATTCGACCGAGGCTGTCACCGACACCATTTTGCGGCGGATGCCGGATTACATCCACTACATCTGCCCGCAATTCACCGAGACCGACATCAACTTCCAGCGCGTGCCGACGGTGGACACCTCCAATCCGTTCATCGCGCGGTGGATCCCGACGCCGGACGAATCGATGGTCGTGATCCGCTTCAAGAATCCGCGCGGTATCGACTTTCCCTATCTGCTCTCGATGCTGCCGCAAAGCTGGATGTCGCGCGCGAATTCCATCGTCTGCCCCGGCGCCAAGCTCGACCTCGCGATGCAGCTGATCCTGACGCCACTGATCATGCAGCTCATCGAGCGCAAGCGGAGCCTGAAGTGATCCGCAAGACCAACGATTGGAGGATCTGATGAACATCTCGGTCCATGCCGAAGCCGACCTCTATGCCGTCGCGCATAACGACCTCGCCAATGCCGTGCGATTCCTCGCGGTCGACGCCATCGAGACCTCACAGTCCGGCCATCCCGGCCTGCCGATGGGCATGGCCGACGTCGCAACCGTGCTGTTCTCGCGTTTCCTCAAATTCGACTCGGCGCATCCGAACTGGCCGGACCGTGACCGCTTCGTGCTGTCGGCGGGCCACGGCTCGATGCTGCTCTATGCGTTGCTGCATCTGACCGGCGGCGATCTCAGCCTGGACGACATCAGGGCGTTCCGGCAGTGGGGTTCGAAAACGCCGGGTCATCCGGAATATGGCCATACGCCAGGTGTCGAGACCACGACCGGTCCGTTGGGGCAGGGGATTGCCACGGCTGTCGGCATGGCACTCGCAGAGCGCATGGCCAATGCGCGGCACGGCGACGGCCTCGTCGATCACTTCACCTATGTGATCGCCGGCGACGGCTGCCTGATGGAAGGCATCAGCCAGGAAGCAATCTCGCTTGCCGGTCATCTCCAGCTCGGCCGGTTGATGGTGCTGTTCGACGACAACGGCATCTCCATCGACGGGCCGACCTCGCTGGCGACGTCGGATGACCAGCTCGCGCGCTTCGCCGCGTCCGGCTGGTCGGTGCGCCGCGTCGACGGGCACGATCCCGAAGCCGTCGCGCAGGCGATTGCCGAAGAGCGCGAAACCGCAAAACCATCGCTGATCGCCTGTCGCACCATCATCGGCTATGGCGCGCCGGACCGCCAGGGCACCGAGAAAGCGCATGGCGCGCCGCTCGGCACCGAACAGACCGCGGCCGCGCGCCGGACGCTGGGTTGGGATTATCAGCCGTTCGTGGTGCCGATCCCGATCCTGAAGGCGTGGCGGATGATCGGACAGCGCGGACAGGTCGATCGACTCGCATGGCTCGATTGCTATGAAAACGCGACACCTGAGCAGCGCGACCTGTTCGTCGAGGGCAAGGCCGTCGCCCTGCCGGGCGCCTATGCGCTGGCTGCGGCGAAACTGCGTGAGCGCTTCGCCGGCGAGCGTCCGAAGATCGCGACACGCCAGGCCTCGCAGCAGGTGCTCGACGGCATCGCCGGGACGATCCCCGGACTGGTCGGCGGCTCGGCCGACCTGACGCACTCGAACCTCACGCACGCCAAGGCGCAGGTCCCCGTCACACGCGGGTCGTTC
It encodes:
- a CDS encoding LysR family transcriptional regulator, encoding MSAKEFSYNAPGHGAAQLRHLTIRQLRSLAALSAKGSVTAASSQLGLTQPAVTQQLRQLQDLAGLPLVQRTGDGMLLTEAGREVLALAERVEAAIMDCQGALDLLAGRTGGTVHLGAVSTAKYFVPHAIAAFSKRHPKIEIKLTIGNREEIREAMHGYDLDFAVMGRPPADVTVDVRQLGRNPHIIVARKGHWLEKDSGLNLTDLVHETFLTREPGSGTRTLMEGMFQKTDLEPIIGMEMSSNETIKQAVIAGLGIAFISAHTVAHELAEGRLVVLDVAGLPIVRQWYVIRRSDKVLLPPAQAMFDFLGSEGSNYLPDVPDFGER
- a CDS encoding class 1 fructose-bisphosphatase, yielding MTGQLRLDDHLQRYSETAPHALAVAAAVDAIAVAAVEIADLIASGDFADASGLTTGRNSDGDLQRDLDVQADAILRRCLGRLPIAALASEEMREAQIVNRDGRICIAIDPLDGSSNIDINMTVGTIFSILPAPDDLSLAFHQRGSAQLAAGFVTYGPQTSLVLTLGEGVDVFTLDRKAGCFRLARSDVQISEACEEFAINASNRRHWDSPVRAFIDECLAGVEGPANHDFNMRWIGSLVAEAYRILTRGGVFLYPSDARPGYGDGRLRLTYEAHPMAMIIEQAGGSASTGRERILELSAQSLHQRVPLIMGSSNEVRRVEELHCDPLLVASVSAPLFARRGFFRV
- a CDS encoding phosphoribulokinase; the protein is MSRKHPIISITGSSGAGTTSVKKTFEQIFFREKVNAAYIEGDAFHRYDRAEMRAQMAKEAERGNKHFSHFSPETNLFEELERAFRDYGETGTATTRHYVHDAEESALHGAPPGTFTDWERLPESSDLLFYEGLHGAVVTDKVNVARYADLKIGVVPVINLEWIQKLHRDRSARGYSTEAVTDTILRRMPDYIHYICPQFTETDINFQRVPTVDTSNPFIARWIPTPDESMVVIRFKNPRGIDFPYLLSMLPQSWMSRANSIVCPGAKLDLAMQLILTPLIMQLIERKRSLK
- the tkt gene encoding transketolase; the protein is MNISVHAEADLYAVAHNDLANAVRFLAVDAIETSQSGHPGLPMGMADVATVLFSRFLKFDSAHPNWPDRDRFVLSAGHGSMLLYALLHLTGGDLSLDDIRAFRQWGSKTPGHPEYGHTPGVETTTGPLGQGIATAVGMALAERMANARHGDGLVDHFTYVIAGDGCLMEGISQEAISLAGHLQLGRLMVLFDDNGISIDGPTSLATSDDQLARFAASGWSVRRVDGHDPEAVAQAIAEERETAKPSLIACRTIIGYGAPDRQGTEKAHGAPLGTEQTAAARRTLGWDYQPFVVPIPILKAWRMIGQRGQVDRLAWLDCYENATPEQRDLFVEGKAVALPGAYALAAAKLRERFAGERPKIATRQASQQVLDGIAGTIPGLVGGSADLTHSNLTHAKAQVPVTRGSFAGDYIHYGIREHGMAAAMNGLALHGGFIPYGGTFLAFSDYSRPAIRLAALMRLRVIHVMTHDSIGLGEDGPTHQPVEHVAALRVIPNLLVFRPADAVETLEAWDCALSSESRPSVLCLSRQALPTFRSDARGRNRVSRGAYLVVSPDGGRDVTLIATGSEVSIALEAARLLATEHIRAAVVSAPCFTLFDEQPDDYRATVLGAAPRVGIEAAVQGDWARWIGADGEFVGMRGFGASAPAPVLYREFGITPQSVAEAARRTIAGKRQ